gctaattgatcattagaaatcccttttgcaattatgttagcacagctgaaaactgttgttctgattaaagaagcaataaaactggccctCTTTAGACTTGTTGAGTATTTGGAggatcagcatttgtgggttcgattacaggctcaaaatggccagaaacaaagacctttcttctgaaacttgtcagtctattcttgttcggAGAAATGAAGAccattccatgcgagaaattgccaagaaactgaagatctgttacaacgctgtgtactactcccttcacagaacagcgcaaattgtctctaaccagaatagaaagaggagtgggaggccccagtgcacaactgagcaagaggacaagtacattagagtgtctagtttgagaaacagatgcctcacaagtcctcaactggcagcttcattaaatagtacccacaaaacaccagtctcaatgtcaacagtgaagaggcgactccaggatgctggtcttctaggcagagttgcaaagaaaaatccatatctcagactggccaataaaaatagaAGATTAacatgggcaaaataacacagacactggacagaggagctcTGCCTAGCAGGtaagcatcctggagtcgcctcttccaCTGTTGACATCGAGACTGATGTTTTGTGGGTTGGATTCGCTTACACAACTTATCAACTTGGATTTGCttacacaacgtgccattggaacacaggagtgatggttgctgataatgggcctctgtacgcctatgtagatattccattaaaaatcagcctttttcagctacaatagtcatttacaacattaacaatgtccacactgtttttctgataaatttgatgttattttaatagacaaaaaatatgcttttctttaaaaaacaagaacatttctaagtgactccaaacttttgaacggtagtgtaagttGAACTAACTTTCTCTCTGTGTCGGTTATAGTCTCagtgttcactctctctctctgtgatctaAGTTGGCGTTCTCCGGTGCCAGTCCAGAGATGCATAGTTTCCCGCGGAGTGGCCCAGTGGACCAGAATGTGGTGGAGAGCCAGGCGGTGCTCCAGGACTACATCAACTCTTCATACACCAAGGGTCACCTCAATCCCAGCCTGCACCACCAGGCCCCAGACGACCGCCGGGCCACTTTTACCCTCACCAACGTGGTCCCTCAGCGGGCAGCCTCAAACTCTGGCCCCTGGGCTCAGCTGGAGGCTGAGGTGAGGGCCCGGATGGGTAACTACTGCATTGGGCCGGCGTATGTGGTAACAGGGGCGCTGTCATACCTCTCTGAGCGCTGGATGGCCAACCGGGTAGCGGTGCCAGAGTACATGTGGTCTGCCTACTGCTGCCCCTCCTACAACTCTAGTCTCCCCGCCTCACAGAGACCCTACTTCCCATCATATGCTGCTGTGGGCCGGAATGACCGCCATAGTGGTGGAGAGATTGTGCCGGTGGACCCCCAGGCGAAGGCCTCGGTTCGGGGGTATGATGTGAGGCGGATGCCCCTGGACACCGTGGAGACTATTCTACAGCAGAGACTGGGCGTCCACATCAGCCTGTTTCACAATCAATGTCTGTAGGCAGGTGTGGTAGTTAGGTAATGGGCTGTTGTATGGGCTGTCCCTGTTCAGTGAAAAATAAAATCTACAGTGGAACATAATATATTTGGTGATTTAAGATCTTTGAACTAGTTTGCAGACCAgtcatagcacacacacacacacacacacacacacacacacacacacacacacacacacacacacacacacacacacacacacacacacacacacacacacacacacacacacacacacacacacacacacacacacacactgtctgtgggCAGGTGTGGTAGTTAGGTAATGGGTTGTTGTATTGGCTGTCCCTGTTCAGTGAAAAATCAAATCTTACAGTGGAACATAATATATTTGGTGATTTAAGATATTTGAACTAGTTTGCAGACCAGtcataacagacagacacagacacacagacacacaaacacaggcacgcacaagcacacacacgcacacacacgtgtaGGGTGGGTAATTGTGTTTGAGCGCCCTCCAGTGGACTGAAATAGAACAACAGTCTCAATACACTAAAGTCAAGCTTTATAGGACAGCCAGAAAGTTCATTATCTGTCACAATGGATTGTGACAACCTACCCttaagtttacacacacacaacatttaaTGTTCACACTGTCCATTTGTAAGGATAAGAATGTTATATTTAAGCTACTTTTTAATTAGATACAATATACATACATTTTTGATAACAATGGCATATTCCAAACACTGCTAACAGATTTCTATCATTTTAACTTCCCAAACCCAAAACTGTGAACGGAATTGTCTCCAAATACAAATTAAACCTTGCTCACGTGTTGTGCAGCATTTGTGTGTCAAGGTCACTGATAAATGCTGATCACATGAATTGTGACATGAGCTCGAGAAAGGGGGGGAAATcctcccatatatatatatatatatatatatatatatatatatatatatatatatatatatatatatatatatatatatatatatctgttggGAATCCGGTTGTGACTGGAAAAAAATGCCATTGTCAAGGCAGCACTTCCTAAGGTTGTCAGACCAGGACTGGCACACTCACTCAACTGAGTAGCTCTGCAGGTGTAAGATAAACTGAGTAAACATTAACCACTCAACTGGTTCTTCCTGACGTTATACattttaaataataatacaaaaactGCAACATTCTAACAACAAATCAACAGTGTATGAGACAAGGTCCTTTATGAGCATGCCCGATCtggctctttctttctttctgtgtgtgtgtgctgtgtgacTGGAATGTTTTCCCAGCCAGAACAGAGATGCCCCATCCCAACCCAATCCAGACACCTGCCTCTCCTCTGGCCCAGCTCTTCAACCCCCCTCTACATCCACATCATGTCCGTGTCAatttctacctacatgtacatagtacttcaatcaatcacctaaccacatctacatgtacatattacctcaatcaaccACACCAACTACCTCATACCCCAgtacactgactctgtaccggtactccttgtatatagcctgtatatagcctcgttatagttattttattgtgttactattttcttTTGATCTATTTATAAATGTTCTTacttttaactgcattgttgggaaaagACTCGTAAGTAAGAagttcatggtaaagtctacacttgtattcagcgcatttgatgaatacatttgatttgatttggacagGGGGGGATAGCCAACTCCCTTCTCTCAGTAGCAAACAAGTACAGAATGAGAGACAACTGACACATACTGAACGGCCTGAGGGGTGTTTTACACAGATCTTCTGGATTCACCTGCTCCTCTACATGATTCACAGCAGAGTCTTCAGCTGGTGTTGGCTTCTCATAGAGCTCAGCATCATCAGCCTGAAGCACAACAGTTAACACTGCATCACAACCTCTCTGGAACTGTATTCTGCATAAAGGCTTTAATTCTGGTATCGGAACAGTCCTTGCCCTCCTGATGacctcacctctctgttaatGATGACATGCCACGCTCCTTTACTCTCATCCAGCTGGAGGTAAGagagggcagtccataacctGTTCATTGTCACTAGGCTCCCTTGAAACCCCTGagctacagggagggagggagggagatgaggaggggaaagTATCAGTTTGACTAGATTGGTTAGAGGTTCATTGGGATGACTCCCGTCCAAACTGGTGCATGTGCATCCTTGAGTAGCCATGAGGCCCAAGGTACGAGGTACGTTTTGATTGAACAGCCTCTGTCATGAAAGTGACCCACTGAGCACAGACGTCATTTTTTGTCTAGTTTCGATTTACATTtggagttgtcaactaacgttaATTCAATGTGAAGTCAACAAAAAATATCACCAGgttattggatttaggttaaaagttgggtgaaaaaaagatgaaattcccttatgttgatgactttttgcaaatccaatcagttttccacattgattcaatatCATCACATTTCATATttttgttgaaatgacatggaaacaacgttgattgaGACAGTTCTTGCCCAGTGGGGAGCTGCAAGTTTCTCTGGTGGTGGTCACACTGTTACAACTACTTTGCAGGCATGATGTTAAGTTCACTGCATCGCAAGTCCCGCAAGTCTCTTCCTCACCTTCAGGGCTTCGTTTTCAGCCTTGACACGGCTGATCTCCATTTGAAACTCCCACACGCTTGACCAGGGGCGTCATGTacctagtccctgccgctgaaaaacatccccacagcattatgctgccaccaccatgcttcaccatggggatggttccaggtttcctccagacgtgaagcttggcattcaggccaaagagttgtgcctttcatgtgcctttttgaCGAGTGGCTAtcatctgaccactctaccataaatgcctgattggtggagtgctgcagagatggttgtccttctggaggtttgtctcatctccacagaggaactctggagctctgtcagggtgaccatcaggttcttggtgaccaaggcccttctcccccacaGTTTGGCCGAgcagccagttctaggaagagtcttggtggttccaaaattcttaagaatgatggaggccactgtgttcttggggaccctcaatgcagcagaaatgttttggtacccttccccagatctgtgactcgatacaatcctgtctcggagctctacggacaatttcctcgacctcatggcttggtttttgttctgacatccACTGTTAACTGTgagactttatatagacaggtgtgtgcctttccaaatcatgtcagaacaattgaatttaccacaggtggaagttgtagaaacatgtcaagggtgatcaatggaaacaggatgcacctgagcttaatttctagtctcatagcaaagggtctgaatacttatgtaaatacgttttttttttgtttttaatatatTTGAAAAAAATTCAAATTCACggttttcgctttgttattattggatattgtgtgtatattgacgaggaaaaacatttatttaatacattttagaataagtctgtaacttaacaaaatgtggagaagtgaaggggtctgaatactttcagaatgcaatGTGTATGGAAGTAATTTAGTGCCTATAAAAGGGGTTAAATATTTGTCCAGAAATACATAAATAATTCCCTGATCTTTCTTACAGTtcaaatcggaagtttacatacacttaggttggagtcattaaaacttgtttttcaaccactccacaaatttcttgttcacaaactatagttttggcaagtcggttaggacatctactttgtgcatgacaagtcatttttccagcaattgtttacagacagattatttcacttataattcactgtatcacaattccagtgggtcagaagtttacattcactaagtttactgtgcctttaaacagcttggaaatgttcagaaaatgatgtcatggctttagaagcttctgataggataattgacataatttgagtcaagttgaggtgtacccgtggatatatttcaaggcctaccttcaaactcagtacctcttcgcttgacatcatgggaaaatcaaaagaaatcagccaagacctcagaaaaaaaattgtagacctccacaagtctgcttcagccttgggagcaatttccaaacacctgaaggtaccacgttcatctgtacaaacaatagtatgcaagtataaacaccatgggaccacgcaaccgtcataccactcaggaaggagacgcgttgtgtctcctagagatgaacatactttggtgcgaaaagtgcaaatcaatcccagaacaacagcaaaggaccttgtaaagatgctggaggaaacaggtacaaaataatctatatccacagtaaaacgagtcctatgtcaacataacctgaaaggctgcttagcaagaaagaagccactgctccaataccgccataaaaaaggcagactacgtttttcaactgcacatggggacaaagatcgtactttttggagaaatgtcctctggtctgatgaaacagaaatataattgtttggccataatgaccattattatgtttggatgaaaaagggggaggcttgcaagcagaagaacaccaactcaaccgtgaagcacgggggtggcagcatcatgttgtgggggtgctttgctgcaggagggactgatatacttcacaaaatagatggcgtcatgaggagggaaaattatgtggatatattgaagcaacatctcaagacatcagtcaagaagttaaagcttggttcgcaaatgggtcttccaaatggacaatgaccgcaagcatacttccaaagcaaaatggcttaaggacaacaaagtcaaggtattggagtggctatcacaaagccatgacctcaatcctatagaaaatgtgtgggcagaactgaaaaagcatgtgcgagcaaggaggcctacaaccctgactcagttacaccagctctgtcaggaggaatgggccaaaatttacccaacttattgtgggaagctatcCGATGGTGACGGGTCTCAGCAGGGTcaggcagccagggaagaccagtctgtaaCGGAGCTGAGGTGAATTTTTGCAGATACAACATGTTATTCTCTCTGTGCAGCAAACACAGGACAAGCCAGATGCTTCAAATATTGAAACTATTTTAAGGCAGTCTGACAAACCTCCAAACTGTAACAAGGGTTGATAAAGGGTTGATAAAGGCTTTTCTCGATGACACAAAGAATGTAAAACAAATGTGAGGAGGACCTGGTAGAAGCTATTGATgattgtaagggttttcctgtggtgaaggagaagcggaccaaaatgcagcgtggtggttattcatgttctttaataaaggaactagacatgaaataactaacaaaacaataaatgtgcaaaaacctaaacagtcctatctggagcaaacacagagacaggaacaaacacacagtgaaacccaggctacctaaatatggttcccaatcagagacaatgact
This window of the Oncorhynchus keta strain PuntledgeMale-10-30-2019 chromosome 4, Oket_V2, whole genome shotgun sequence genome carries:
- the LOC118378382 gene encoding endonuclease domain-containing 1 protein-like — encoded protein: MSVSCRGALLMLLASLGGLVWGEVGDFTPCLRFFYMETPPKGMGGEGYQPICQRYRNQYHFASLYQRQRRATLYSAYILTPGGGKRPRSKWMYEPQLAFSGASPEMHSFPRSGPVDQNVVESQAVLQDYINSSYTKGHLNPSLHHQAPDDRRATFTLTNVVPQRAASNSGPWAQLEAEVRARMGNYCIGPAYVVTGALSYLSERWMANRVAVPEYMWSAYCCPSYNSSLPASQRPYFPSYAAVGRNDRHSGGEIVPVDPQAKASVRGYDVRRMPLDTVETILQQRLGVHISLFHNQCL